The region CAAGGTGCTTCTTTTCTGCATGAAGTGCATCGTCCGCAAGAAGCTTCAGTTCGGTTTGTAGGGCAAAAGAAGAGAGCGTCCAGACAGTTTCCAGAACAGAATTAATGATGCAAGGGCGTTCTAGGCTGAAAATTCTCAAACCATATCCTCACCTATCTCGCCTAAAGAGACTTATTCGACCTCTACCAATATTCGAGCAGATCGGGTATGTATTCCGCGCTGTCAGCACCTCAGTCTGCATTTGCCCCCGCAGTCGATTGCATGGCGAGTTTGGTTAGGTTCGGTTACAGTTTCCGAGCCGATCTCCGCGGGGCGGAAGTTCGAGCGCTAGAGTAGATCGCGATCGCTGCCTGTAACGATCGCCCGCTTGGATTCGAACCCACTATGACACAAACCTACTCGGTTGAAATTCGCCACCAAGGCAATACGCATACGATTCAGGTGCCTGCCGATCGCACTGTCCTCGACGCCGCTCATGAAGCTGGCATCGACCTGCCGAGTTCCTGCACGGCTGGCGTTTGCACGACTTGTGCCGCCCTCCTGCTCTCCGGCGAAGTCGACCAGTCAGAGGGCATGGGCGTTTCCCCAGAACTGCAAGCTGAAGGCTACGCTCTCCTTTGCGTTGCTTTTCCGCGCTCCGATCTCAAGCTCGAATCTGAGAAGGAGGATCTTGTGTACCAGCGACAATTCGGAGCGGCCCGCTAGATCGACCCGTCCCAATAAACCCCAGCCGAGTAAACTTTGTTGCCATTGCTCGGACGGACGCAGCCGAGCGCCTGCGCCCCAAGTCCTGCGACACTAGTATCTAACCGAAACCGTATCGCGATAACTATTAACGCGATCGCCCCATCTCTCTCGAGAACCCACCATGACCACGCACTTCATCGAAGCCGAAATCGACCTTCACAGCTCGCCCGTCGAGCTACAGCGCCAAATCGAAACCGAACTGCAGAAGCGCGG is a window of Rubidibacter lacunae KORDI 51-2 DNA encoding:
- a CDS encoding 2Fe-2S iron-sulfur cluster-binding protein, which encodes MTQTYSVEIRHQGNTHTIQVPADRTVLDAAHEAGIDLPSSCTAGVCTTCAALLLSGEVDQSEGMGVSPELQAEGYALLCVAFPRSDLKLESEKEDLVYQRQFGAAR